A single region of the Arthrobacter sp. zg-Y820 genome encodes:
- a CDS encoding tRNA (adenine-N1)-methyltransferase, producing the protein MNSETPGQTAATAPHGADHRRGPLRPGERVQLTDEKGRHNTITLTEGGAFHTHRGFLPHDTMIGVPEGTIVTNTTGQQYQVLRPLLSDFVLSMPRGAAVVYPKDAGQIVTMADIYPGARVVEAGVGSGALSISLLRAVGDSGSLHSFERREEFADIARGNVETFFGGPHPAWNITLGDFQEEVVRTEAPGSVDRVVLDMLAPWECTDAVATVLAPGGVWISYVATVTQLSRTAEAIRADGRFTEPDGWESMVRGWHLEGLAVRPDHRMVAHTGFLLTARRLAEGATGLVAKRRASKTNFSEEDLNAWTPAAVGEREVSAHKLRRAAKDASSKIQRGALENAEKYNADKDGTPEIP; encoded by the coding sequence ATGAACTCGGAGACCCCGGGCCAGACAGCCGCTACAGCTCCCCACGGCGCCGACCACCGCAGGGGACCGCTGCGTCCGGGGGAGCGCGTCCAGCTCACCGACGAAAAGGGCCGGCACAACACCATCACCCTGACCGAAGGCGGCGCCTTCCACACGCACCGCGGATTCCTGCCGCATGACACGATGATCGGTGTTCCCGAAGGCACCATCGTCACGAACACCACCGGCCAGCAGTACCAGGTGCTGCGGCCGCTGCTGTCTGACTTCGTGCTGTCGATGCCGCGAGGCGCCGCCGTCGTCTACCCCAAGGACGCCGGCCAGATTGTCACGATGGCAGACATCTACCCGGGTGCGCGCGTCGTCGAAGCCGGCGTCGGCTCGGGTGCGCTGAGCATCTCGCTGCTGCGCGCCGTCGGTGACTCCGGCTCCCTGCATTCGTTTGAGCGCCGGGAAGAATTCGCTGACATCGCCCGCGGCAACGTGGAAACCTTCTTCGGTGGCCCGCACCCGGCCTGGAACATCACGCTGGGAGACTTCCAGGAGGAGGTCGTCCGCACCGAAGCGCCCGGCAGCGTGGACCGGGTGGTCCTGGACATGCTGGCGCCGTGGGAATGCACCGACGCGGTGGCCACCGTCCTGGCTCCCGGCGGCGTGTGGATTTCCTATGTGGCAACCGTCACCCAGCTGTCCCGCACGGCGGAGGCCATCCGCGCCGACGGCCGGTTCACCGAACCCGACGGCTGGGAATCCATGGTCCGCGGCTGGCATCTGGAGGGCCTGGCCGTCCGGCCCGACCACCGCATGGTGGCCCACACCGGATTCCTGCTCACCGCCCGCCGCCTCGCCGAAGGCGCCACCGGACTGGTGGCCAAGCGCCGCGCCTCGAAGACCAACTTCAGCGAAGAGGACCTGAACGCGTGGACCCCTGCCGCCGTGGGAGAGCGCGAAGTCTCCGCCCACAAGCTGCGCCGGGCCGCCAAGGACGCCAGTTCGAAGATCCAGCGCGGCGCTCTGGAGAACGCCGAAAAGTACAACGCGGATAAGGACGGTACGCCGGAAATCCCCTAG
- a CDS encoding HAD family hydrolase, whose product MSSSVQAPLQTEPAPGPLQAVLWDMDGTIVDTEPYWIAAEKDLVHSYGGSWTDSDAEAMVGQALTFSAGLVQNAGVPLSIREIIDRLIGQVTEQVRREVPWRPGARELLGELSASGIPCVLVTMSEAVLAEEICSRLPAGTFSFLVTGDMVRQGKPHPEPYELAFSRLAEQLPDLAKDRVVAIEDSFPGVTSARAAGLVTLGVPHFLPLPPDASRHEWETLAGKTAADLASLLSTANAGAAR is encoded by the coding sequence ATGTCTTCCTCCGTCCAGGCCCCCCTGCAAACCGAACCCGCCCCCGGTCCGCTTCAGGCGGTGCTGTGGGACATGGACGGAACCATCGTGGACACGGAGCCGTACTGGATCGCCGCGGAGAAGGACCTGGTGCACAGCTACGGCGGCTCGTGGACCGACTCTGACGCCGAGGCCATGGTTGGCCAGGCGCTGACCTTCAGCGCCGGACTCGTGCAGAACGCCGGCGTCCCGCTGAGCATCCGCGAGATCATCGACCGCCTCATCGGCCAGGTCACCGAGCAGGTCCGCCGCGAGGTTCCCTGGCGCCCCGGTGCCCGCGAACTCCTCGGCGAGCTGTCCGCCTCCGGCATTCCGTGCGTCCTGGTCACCATGTCCGAGGCCGTCCTGGCCGAGGAGATCTGCAGCCGGCTGCCCGCCGGCACGTTCTCCTTCCTGGTCACCGGCGACATGGTCCGGCAGGGAAAACCGCACCCCGAGCCGTATGAACTGGCCTTTAGCCGGCTGGCGGAACAGCTTCCGGACCTGGCCAAGGACCGCGTCGTGGCCATTGAAGACTCCTTCCCCGGAGTCACCTCCGCCCGCGCCGCCGGTCTTGTCACCCTGGGTGTTCCGCATTTCCTGCCGCTGCCTCCGGACGCCAGCCGGCATGAGTGGGAGACGCTGGCCGGGAAGACGGCGGCGGACCTGGCCTCCCTGCTGAGCACCGCCAACGCCGGGGCTGCCCGGTGA
- the arc gene encoding proteasome ATPase translates to MQGAESPQLNVLRDKLRNVDRQLAALTHNNARLVAMLETAKAEIIRLKDALEKEGATPFSFATVIAVNHRVPASSGRTTTAAVQDNLDIVQSGRKLRVSVSPLLDMNQIVPGQEVLLNESLVAVASLGFERSGELFTVKELLGSDRCLVIGRADDERVVRLNGPLEAEKVRVGDALTVDTRIGYALEKIPRSEVENLVLEEVPDISYSDIGGLGPQIEQIRDAVELPFLHPDLYREHGLKAPKGILLYGPPGCGKTLIAKAVAHSLAARVMEQTGTLGTRSYFLNIKGPELLDKYVGETERHIRLIFARAREKASGGSPVVVFFDEMDSLFRTRGTGISSDVETTIVPQLLSEIDGVEKLENVIVIGASNREDMIDPAILRPGRLDVKIKILRPDAEGAAEIFAKYLTSNLPLHREDLAENGYDPEVTVREMIRRTVEKMYAEDKSNEYLEVTYANGDTEMLYFKDFNSGAVIQNVVDRAKKYAIKDLLTLHQRGLRIDHLMRAVVDEFREHEDMPNTTNPDDWARISGKKGERITYIRTIIQGKAGQEPGRTIETAANPGQYL, encoded by the coding sequence GTGCAAGGCGCCGAGTCCCCGCAGCTGAACGTGCTGCGGGACAAGCTGCGGAACGTGGACCGGCAGCTGGCGGCACTGACACACAACAACGCCCGGCTGGTGGCGATGCTGGAGACGGCGAAGGCGGAGATCATCCGCCTCAAGGACGCCCTCGAAAAGGAGGGCGCCACGCCCTTCAGCTTCGCCACCGTCATCGCGGTGAACCACCGGGTTCCCGCCAGCAGCGGCAGGACGACCACCGCAGCCGTCCAGGACAACCTGGACATTGTGCAGTCCGGCCGGAAACTGCGGGTGTCGGTCAGTCCGCTGCTGGACATGAACCAAATAGTTCCAGGCCAGGAAGTGCTCCTGAACGAATCCCTGGTGGCCGTGGCTTCGCTGGGTTTCGAGCGCAGCGGCGAGCTGTTCACCGTGAAGGAGCTCCTGGGCAGCGACCGGTGCCTGGTGATCGGACGGGCCGACGACGAACGCGTGGTCCGGCTCAACGGGCCCCTGGAGGCCGAAAAGGTGCGGGTCGGCGACGCCCTGACGGTCGACACCCGGATCGGCTACGCGCTGGAGAAGATCCCGCGCAGCGAGGTCGAGAACCTCGTCCTGGAGGAGGTTCCGGACATCTCCTACTCCGACATCGGCGGGCTCGGCCCGCAGATCGAGCAGATCCGCGACGCCGTTGAACTGCCGTTCCTGCACCCGGACCTGTACCGGGAACACGGGCTGAAGGCGCCGAAGGGCATCCTGCTCTACGGCCCTCCCGGCTGCGGCAAGACCCTGATCGCCAAGGCGGTGGCGCACTCCCTGGCGGCCCGCGTCATGGAGCAGACGGGCACCCTGGGAACCCGCAGCTACTTCCTGAACATCAAGGGCCCCGAGCTGCTGGACAAGTACGTGGGGGAGACGGAGCGGCACATCCGCCTGATCTTCGCCCGGGCCCGGGAAAAGGCCTCCGGCGGCAGCCCCGTGGTGGTGTTCTTCGACGAGATGGACTCCCTTTTTCGCACGCGCGGCACCGGCATCTCTTCCGACGTCGAAACGACCATCGTCCCCCAGCTGCTCTCGGAGATCGACGGCGTGGAGAAGCTGGAGAACGTCATCGTCATCGGTGCCTCCAACCGCGAGGACATGATCGATCCGGCGATCCTGCGGCCGGGCCGCCTCGACGTGAAGATCAAGATCCTGCGCCCCGACGCCGAAGGGGCGGCCGAGATCTTCGCCAAGTACCTCACTTCCAATCTGCCCCTGCACCGCGAGGACCTCGCGGAAAACGGCTACGATCCGGAGGTGACCGTCCGGGAGATGATCCGGCGGACCGTGGAAAAGATGTACGCCGAGGACAAGTCCAACGAGTACTTGGAAGTCACCTACGCCAACGGCGACACGGAAATGCTCTACTTCAAGGATTTCAACTCCGGAGCGGTGATCCAGAACGTGGTGGACCGGGCCAAGAAGTACGCCATCAAGGATCTGCTGACCCTGCACCAACGCGGCCTGCGGATCGACCACCTCATGCGGGCGGTGGTGGACGAGTTCCGGGAGCACGAAGACATGCCCAACACCACCAATCCGGACGACTGGGCACGCATTTCGGGCAAGAAAGGCGAGCGCATCACGTACATCCGCACGATCATCCAGGGCAAGGCGGGACAGGAACCCGGACGCACCATCGAAACCGCCGCCAACCCCGGACAGTATCTGTGA
- the prcA gene encoding proteasome subunit alpha has product MTQQFYVSPEQLMKDRADFARKGIARGRSVVVLTCRDGIALVAENPSPSLHKLGEIYDRIGFAAVGKYNEFESLRQAGVRYADVRGYSYSREDVSARGLASVYAQSLGSVFTTEGKPFEVELAVAEVGTEPYEDHLYRLTFDGSIADESNFVVMGGQAEVVREALARTWNQDTGFPEAVRTAVAALSATRSPAGPAAGEAAPNGNGSAPSGYGGGEAVPPEPDRLGAGLLEVAFLDRSPLSSRGTVRAFRRINTVELDRLLAGPEGD; this is encoded by the coding sequence ATGACGCAGCAGTTCTACGTCTCCCCCGAACAGCTGATGAAGGACCGGGCGGACTTCGCCCGGAAAGGGATCGCCAGGGGCCGGTCGGTGGTGGTGCTCACCTGCCGCGACGGAATCGCCCTCGTGGCCGAGAACCCCTCGCCGTCACTGCACAAGCTCGGCGAAATCTACGACCGGATCGGCTTCGCCGCCGTGGGCAAGTACAACGAGTTCGAGAGCCTTCGGCAGGCCGGTGTCCGGTACGCCGATGTCCGCGGCTACTCCTACTCCCGTGAGGACGTCTCCGCCCGCGGCCTGGCCAGCGTCTATGCCCAAAGCCTGGGGTCGGTTTTCACCACCGAGGGCAAACCCTTCGAGGTGGAACTGGCTGTTGCCGAGGTGGGGACCGAGCCCTATGAGGACCACCTGTACCGGCTGACGTTCGACGGTTCCATCGCTGACGAAAGCAACTTCGTGGTCATGGGCGGCCAGGCGGAAGTGGTTCGCGAGGCCCTGGCCCGGACCTGGAACCAGGACACCGGCTTTCCCGAGGCCGTCCGCACAGCGGTCGCCGCCCTCTCCGCCACCCGCAGCCCCGCCGGTCCGGCGGCCGGCGAGGCAGCGCCCAACGGCAACGGATCCGCGCCGTCCGGCTACGGCGGCGGTGAGGCCGTGCCGCCGGAACCCGACCGGCTCGGCGCCGGCCTGCTGGAAGTGGCATTTTTGGACCGTTCCCCGCTCTCCTCCCGGGGCACCGTCCGGGCATTCAGGCGAATCAACACAGTGGAGCTGGACCGCTTGCTGGCCGGCCCGGAGGGAGACTGA
- a CDS encoding ubiquitin-like protein Pup: protein MATQDRKSTGARTEEELEETPPPTAEPEAAATAQTEGVDDLLDEIDGVLENNAEEFVRGFIQKGGQ, encoded by the coding sequence ATGGCAACCCAGGACCGCAAGAGCACCGGAGCCCGCACCGAAGAGGAGCTGGAGGAGACGCCCCCGCCGACAGCCGAACCGGAAGCGGCGGCCACCGCCCAGACCGAAGGCGTGGACGACCTTTTGGACGAAATCGACGGCGTGCTGGAAAACAACGCCGAGGAATTTGTCCGGGGATTCATCCAAAAGGGCGGACAGTAG
- the pafA gene encoding Pup--protein ligase, whose translation MDRRIFGIETEFGIAYSGPDSRPLSPEEVARYLFRKVVSWGRSSNVFLTNGSRLYLDVGSHPEYATAECDDLAQLVAHDRAGELILDDLVEEAEDRLRAEGFNGSVYLFKNNTDSAGNSYGSHENYLIPRRLEFSRLADILIPFLVTRQLLVGAGKVLKTQSGSLYAFSQRADHIWEGVSSATTRSRPIINTRDEPHADAEHYRRLHVIAGDSNMSETTTLLKVGSVDLMLRLIESGAVLRDLRLENPIRSIREISHDLTGQMPLKLANGTTMTALELQRVYLARVQDFVAANGAHNRHVERVLDLWERTLDAIESGDTSGIDTEIDWAIKKKLVDRYAERHSLELTSPRLAQLDLTYHDISRRRGLFYLLQARGETARVVEDSDVKEAVDVPPQSTRAKLRGDFVRRAKAANRDFTVDWVHLKLNDRAQQTVLCKDPFAAVDERVEALLATL comes from the coding sequence ATGGACCGCAGGATTTTTGGGATTGAAACTGAATTCGGAATCGCATACTCCGGTCCGGACTCCCGCCCGCTGTCGCCGGAAGAGGTGGCCCGCTACCTGTTTCGGAAAGTCGTCAGCTGGGGGCGGTCCTCCAACGTCTTCCTGACCAACGGATCCCGTCTTTATCTGGATGTGGGGTCCCATCCGGAGTACGCGACGGCGGAGTGCGATGACCTGGCGCAGCTCGTGGCCCACGACCGGGCCGGCGAACTGATCCTCGACGACCTGGTGGAGGAAGCCGAGGACCGGCTGCGGGCCGAGGGGTTCAACGGCAGCGTCTACCTGTTCAAGAACAACACCGATTCCGCCGGGAACTCCTACGGCAGCCACGAAAACTACCTCATCCCGCGGCGGCTGGAGTTCTCCCGCCTGGCGGACATCCTGATCCCGTTCCTCGTGACCCGCCAGTTGCTGGTGGGTGCGGGCAAGGTGCTGAAGACCCAGTCCGGTTCGCTGTACGCCTTTTCCCAGCGGGCCGACCACATTTGGGAAGGGGTGTCCTCGGCCACCACCCGGTCACGGCCGATCATCAACACCCGGGACGAGCCCCACGCCGACGCCGAGCACTACCGCCGGCTGCATGTGATCGCCGGGGACTCCAACATGTCCGAGACCACCACCCTGCTCAAGGTGGGTTCCGTGGACCTGATGCTCCGCCTCATCGAGTCCGGAGCGGTGCTGCGCGACCTGCGGCTGGAAAACCCGATCCGGAGCATCCGTGAAATCTCCCATGACCTGACGGGACAAATGCCCCTGAAGCTGGCCAACGGCACCACCATGACCGCGCTGGAGCTGCAGCGGGTCTATCTGGCCCGCGTCCAGGACTTCGTGGCGGCAAACGGTGCCCACAACCGGCACGTTGAACGCGTGCTGGACCTCTGGGAGCGGACCCTTGACGCCATTGAATCCGGAGACACCTCCGGCATCGACACCGAGATTGACTGGGCGATCAAGAAAAAGCTCGTGGACCGGTATGCCGAACGGCATTCGTTGGAACTGACCTCGCCGCGCCTGGCCCAGCTTGACCTGACCTACCATGACATTTCTCGCCGCCGCGGACTCTTCTACCTCCTCCAGGCCCGCGGGGAAACCGCCCGGGTGGTTGAAGACAGCGACGTCAAGGAGGCTGTGGACGTCCCGCCGCAGAGCACCCGGGCCAAACTCCGCGGGGACTTCGTGCGCCGGGCGAAGGCCGCCAACCGTGACTTCACCGTGGACTGGGTTCACCTGAAACTCAACGACCGGGCACAGCAGACCGTCCTGTGCAAGGACCCCTTTGCCGCCGTCGATGAACGGGTTGAAGCCCTGCTGGCGACGCTCTAG
- the dop gene encoding depupylase/deamidase Dop, whose amino-acid sequence MGTETEYGVLAPALPAANATVLSSQIINAYAATRRSGMGNLSGTRWDYTDEAPLNDARGFTVPRTAADPTQLTDAPPVLDAEQIAMEGGGPAALYGEQSTENPVLMNMVLSNGARLYVDHAHPEYSSPEVTTPRDAVLWDKAGDAVVLAAMRHIAAAPGFSPVNLYKNNTDSKGASYGSHENYLVPRSVPFSDLVQGLVPFFVSRQVLVGSGRVGMGTNNQRQGYQLSQRADFFEAEVGLETTIRRPIVNTRDEPHAVAEKYRRLHVIIGDANLSEVSALLKVGTTSIVLSMIEAGTGPGVELRDPVGSLQAISHDPTLQQLVELKDGRMITGLDLQEIYLEAAARHCRSRGADAATEDILTRWTSLVGVLKRDPLEAASSVDWVAKLRLLQAYRDRDGLAWSDARLHLVDLQYSDMRPEKGLYYRLAARGQMERILTDEEIARAVTEPPDDTRAYFRGKCVSRFPNQVVGASWDSIIFELPSHRRLQRIPTREPLRGTRALTEELFEASSDAEDFVARLLTGPEHSVAP is encoded by the coding sequence ATGGGCACGGAAACCGAATACGGCGTGTTGGCGCCGGCCCTGCCGGCAGCCAACGCAACGGTCCTGTCCAGCCAGATCATCAACGCCTATGCCGCCACCCGGCGCAGCGGCATGGGCAACCTGTCCGGAACCCGCTGGGACTACACCGACGAAGCGCCGCTGAACGACGCCCGCGGATTCACGGTGCCCCGCACGGCAGCTGATCCGACCCAGCTCACGGACGCGCCTCCGGTCCTCGACGCGGAGCAGATCGCCATGGAGGGCGGCGGCCCCGCTGCCCTCTACGGGGAGCAGTCCACGGAGAACCCCGTCCTGATGAACATGGTGCTCTCCAACGGGGCCCGGCTGTACGTCGACCACGCCCATCCGGAATACTCCTCGCCGGAGGTGACGACCCCGCGCGACGCGGTGCTGTGGGACAAAGCCGGCGACGCCGTCGTGCTGGCGGCGATGCGGCACATAGCCGCGGCGCCGGGCTTCTCCCCGGTGAATCTGTACAAGAACAACACCGACAGCAAAGGCGCCTCCTACGGCTCGCACGAGAACTACCTGGTGCCGCGCAGCGTTCCGTTTTCCGATTTGGTCCAGGGCCTGGTGCCCTTCTTCGTCAGCCGGCAGGTCCTTGTCGGCTCCGGCCGGGTGGGAATGGGCACCAACAACCAGCGCCAGGGCTATCAGCTGAGCCAGCGGGCCGATTTCTTCGAAGCCGAGGTCGGCCTGGAGACCACCATCCGGCGGCCCATCGTGAACACCCGCGACGAACCCCACGCGGTGGCGGAAAAATACCGGCGGCTGCACGTCATCATCGGCGACGCCAACCTCAGCGAGGTTTCGGCGCTGCTGAAGGTGGGCACCACCTCCATTGTGCTGTCCATGATCGAGGCGGGCACCGGGCCCGGGGTGGAGCTGCGGGATCCGGTGGGATCCCTGCAGGCCATCAGCCACGACCCCACGCTGCAGCAGCTGGTGGAGCTGAAGGACGGACGGATGATCACCGGCCTGGACCTGCAGGAGATCTATCTGGAGGCCGCCGCCCGGCACTGCCGCAGCCGCGGAGCCGACGCCGCCACCGAAGACATCCTCACCCGCTGGACCTCGCTGGTGGGGGTCCTGAAACGCGATCCGCTGGAAGCCGCCTCTTCCGTGGACTGGGTGGCCAAACTCCGGCTGCTGCAGGCCTACCGGGACCGTGACGGCCTGGCCTGGTCCGACGCCCGGCTGCACCTGGTGGACCTGCAGTACTCCGACATGCGGCCGGAGAAGGGGCTCTACTACCGGCTGGCCGCCCGCGGCCAGATGGAGCGGATCCTGACCGACGAGGAAATTGCCCGCGCCGTCACCGAACCGCCGGATGACACCCGCGCCTATTTCCGCGGCAAGTGCGTCAGCCGCTTTCCGAACCAGGTGGTGGGGGCGAGCTGGGATTCCATCATCTTTGAGCTGCCCTCGCACCGGCGGCTGCAGCGCATTCCGACCCGGGAACCGCTCCGGGGGACCCGGGCGCTGACGGAGGAGTTGTTCGAAGCTTCGTCCGATGCGGAGGATTTTGTCGCCAGACTCCTGACCGGTCCCGAACATAGCGTGGCACCATAG
- a CDS encoding PAC2 family protein, giving the protein MSNTEETPPVGLQDFFGGSQERTTVMLAAFEGWNDAGEAASDALKYLSMFWEAEKIGSLNADEYYDFQFTRPVIERLGSGERRIKWPTTRISRAEVPDSNLDIIFVSGVEPSYKWRAYTAELIALAKELGVDCIVLAGALLADVPHTRPIPVTVTCEDSDLREDLKVESSHYEGPIGIVGVLAEMAGLADIPAVSMWAAVPHYVGHSPSPKAQLSLLHRLEELLQAPLDTRLLTDEAEAWERGVDELATDDPEIAAYVRQLEEAKDTADLPEASGESIAREFERYLKRRRRD; this is encoded by the coding sequence GTGAGCAATACCGAAGAAACCCCGCCCGTTGGTCTCCAGGATTTTTTTGGCGGTTCCCAGGAGCGAACCACCGTGATGCTGGCCGCCTTCGAAGGGTGGAACGACGCCGGGGAGGCCGCCAGCGACGCGCTGAAGTACCTGAGCATGTTCTGGGAAGCCGAGAAGATCGGGAGCCTGAACGCCGACGAATACTACGACTTCCAGTTCACCCGCCCCGTCATTGAACGGCTGGGGTCCGGTGAGCGGCGGATCAAGTGGCCCACCACCCGCATTTCCCGTGCCGAGGTTCCGGACAGCAACCTGGACATTATTTTCGTGTCGGGCGTCGAGCCGTCCTATAAGTGGCGCGCCTACACCGCCGAACTGATTGCCCTGGCCAAGGAACTCGGTGTTGACTGCATCGTGCTGGCCGGCGCACTGCTCGCCGACGTGCCGCACACCCGTCCCATTCCCGTCACGGTCACCTGCGAGGACTCCGACCTGCGCGAGGACCTGAAGGTGGAATCCTCGCACTACGAGGGGCCGATCGGCATCGTGGGGGTCCTCGCGGAAATGGCCGGGCTGGCCGACATCCCCGCCGTGTCGATGTGGGCGGCCGTGCCGCACTATGTGGGCCACTCCCCCTCACCGAAGGCGCAGTTGTCGCTGCTGCACCGCCTCGAGGAGCTGCTGCAGGCGCCGCTGGACACCAGGCTGCTGACGGATGAGGCGGAGGCCTGGGAACGCGGCGTCGACGAACTGGCCACCGACGATCCGGAAATTGCCGCCTACGTGCGGCAACTGGAGGAGGCCAAGGACACCGCCGACCTGCCGGAAGCCAGCGGAGAGTCGATCGCCCGCGAGTTTGAGCGGTACCTCAAACGCCGCCGGCGGGACTAG
- the prcB gene encoding proteasome subunit beta, giving the protein MTYRDPAAEVNGAAPPSFSDHLARHHPDLLPSARRLGTAPAGSASAAAPQATTIVSLTYAGGVLMAGDRRATMGNMIASRHIKKVFPADNYSVVGIAGTAGLALDMIRLFQVELEHYDKIEGTPMSLDGKSNRLAAMVRSNLPLALQGLAVVPLFAGYDTERHVGRLFSYDVTGGRYEEYEHHSVGSGSVFARGALKKLWRPGLDEEQAVAVAIESLYDAADDDSATGGPDLVRQLWPVVYVVNSAGNREIPERELQLMARELVDRRSVAGRES; this is encoded by the coding sequence ATGACCTACCGGGATCCCGCAGCAGAGGTAAACGGGGCGGCCCCGCCGTCCTTCAGCGACCATTTGGCCCGGCACCACCCCGACCTGCTGCCGTCAGCCCGCCGGCTGGGCACCGCCCCGGCCGGATCGGCGTCGGCGGCGGCACCGCAGGCCACCACCATCGTTTCGCTCACCTACGCCGGCGGCGTGCTGATGGCCGGCGACCGGCGCGCCACCATGGGCAACATGATCGCCAGCCGGCACATCAAGAAGGTCTTTCCGGCGGACAACTACTCGGTGGTGGGCATCGCCGGCACCGCAGGGCTTGCCCTGGACATGATCCGGCTGTTTCAGGTGGAACTGGAGCACTACGACAAGATCGAGGGCACCCCCATGAGCCTGGACGGCAAGTCCAACCGGCTCGCCGCAATGGTGCGGTCGAATCTGCCCCTGGCCCTGCAGGGCCTGGCCGTGGTCCCGCTGTTCGCCGGTTACGACACCGAGCGCCACGTCGGCAGGCTCTTCTCCTATGACGTCACCGGGGGCCGGTACGAGGAATATGAACACCACAGCGTGGGCTCCGGCTCGGTGTTCGCCCGCGGCGCCCTCAAGAAGCTCTGGCGTCCGGGGCTGGACGAGGAACAGGCAGTCGCCGTCGCCATCGAATCGCTCTACGACGCAGCCGACGACGACTCCGCCACCGGGGGACCGGATCTGGTCCGTCAGCTGTGGCCGGTGGTCTACGTGGTCAACAGTGCCGGAAACCGGGAAATCCCGGAGCGGGAACTGCAACTGATGGCGCGGGAGCTTGTTGACCGCCGCTCCGTCGCCGGACGGGAGAGCTGA
- a CDS encoding site-2 protease family protein has translation MSIGQGAGTPAPVRDGIPLGRIAGVPVYLAYSWFIIAALIVVFFGPLVGRSFPFLGAGAYAVALGYAILLLVSVLIHELAHALTAKAYRWPTAKIVLTLWGGHTQFGQVRSTPGPSLLVALAGPAANFLLAGAGWLLLLAAPLPPVAALLTEILIWANLLVAIFNILPGLPLDGGRIVESAVWKATGSQDRGTVAAGYAGRIIALALAAAVILPPYLRQESPDLQVVLLTAVVSGFLWMGAGASISNARVRLRLPSISAAALMTPAVSVPAASPVAGARELLAGRPGTALVITAPTGQPWAIADQDALAQVPEQLAMSTQIDAVARPLGPGAYVPAAAAGSELVDYLAKLQGSEYAVIDRDGGVVGLLTQAAVLNAISAKPNRPRSS, from the coding sequence GTGAGCATCGGGCAGGGCGCCGGCACGCCCGCTCCGGTCCGGGACGGGATCCCGCTGGGCCGGATTGCCGGCGTCCCCGTGTACTTGGCCTATTCCTGGTTCATCATCGCGGCTTTGATCGTGGTCTTTTTCGGGCCGCTGGTCGGCCGGAGCTTCCCGTTCCTGGGGGCCGGCGCCTACGCCGTCGCCCTCGGCTACGCGATCCTGCTCCTGGTCTCCGTCCTCATCCATGAGCTGGCCCACGCCCTGACGGCCAAAGCGTACCGCTGGCCGACGGCGAAGATCGTCCTGACGTTGTGGGGCGGCCACACCCAGTTTGGGCAGGTCCGATCCACCCCCGGCCCGTCGCTGCTGGTTGCGCTGGCCGGTCCCGCAGCGAATTTCCTGCTCGCCGGGGCCGGCTGGCTGCTCCTCCTCGCGGCTCCGCTTCCTCCGGTGGCAGCGCTGCTGACGGAGATTCTGATCTGGGCCAACCTGCTGGTGGCCATCTTCAACATCCTGCCCGGGCTTCCGCTGGACGGCGGGCGCATCGTTGAATCAGCCGTGTGGAAAGCCACCGGATCCCAGGACAGGGGCACAGTGGCAGCCGGTTACGCCGGACGCATCATCGCCCTGGCCCTGGCCGCCGCCGTCATCCTGCCGCCGTACCTGCGGCAGGAAAGCCCCGATCTGCAGGTGGTCCTGCTCACTGCCGTGGTCTCGGGATTCCTCTGGATGGGAGCCGGCGCCAGCATCAGCAATGCCCGTGTGCGGCTGCGGCTGCCCTCCATCAGCGCCGCCGCCCTGATGACTCCGGCAGTCTCCGTTCCGGCGGCCTCTCCCGTGGCCGGGGCCCGGGAACTGCTTGCCGGCCGTCCCGGCACCGCCCTGGTGATCACCGCACCGACCGGACAGCCCTGGGCCATTGCGGACCAGGACGCGCTGGCGCAGGTGCCGGAGCAGCTGGCCATGTCCACCCAGATCGACGCCGTCGCCCGGCCACTGGGACCCGGCGCCTATGTTCCTGCCGCCGCCGCGGGTTCTGAACTGGTGGACTATCTCGCTAAACTTCAGGGCAGCGAGTATGCAGTTATCGACCGGGACGGCGGGGTGGTGGGACTCCTGACCCAGGCAGCTGTCCTGAACGCCATCTCGGCCAAGCCGAACCGGCCCCGCAGCTCCTGA